A genomic region of Entelurus aequoreus isolate RoL-2023_Sb linkage group LG19, RoL_Eaeq_v1.1, whole genome shotgun sequence contains the following coding sequences:
- the LOC133634919 gene encoding uncharacterized protein LOC133634919 — MTEVIFCWITEDCYFSFIEKFVCLSVMAEFLPDVDDVDEIAFDFDGRPYLFEPEYTDEELQEIEERTRRDGVGQQAEGTEPAAARLRNTGNWWCSCGCCVPLPTEEECLCCREWDLLQPAVFGDYPVDGTQRCVTSSEDFPSLINRAVLETFFHVPKINWKRRPRPQGENGQLSIDQCRLVAYRVVLEWALRGERLGRGNRRVLPRCIVMAIRSKYPSPTGTYTGFNEAEDIFNIL; from the exons atgactgaagtgattttctgttggattaccgaagactgttattttagttttatagaaaagtttgtttgtttgtctgtcatggctgaatttttgcctgatgtggacgacGTGGATGAAATTGCATTTGATTTTGATGGCCGGCCGTATCTATTTGAGCCGGAGTACACAGATGAAGAGCTTCAAGAAATTGAAGAACGGACGAGGAGAGACGGAGTTGGGCAACAGGCAGAGGGCACGGAACCAGCTGCTGCAAGGCTGCGAAACACTGGAAACTGGTGGTGTTCCTGTGGGTGCTGTGTACCTTTGCCTACAGAGGAGGAATGCCTCTGTTGCAGGGAATGGGACCTTTTGCAGCCAGCTGTGTTTGGGGATTACCCAGTGGACGGTACACAACGCTGTGTAACGTCATCAGAGGATTTCCCCTCCTTGATCAACAGGGCAGTGCTAGAGACCTTCTTCCATgttcccaaaatcaactggaagagGCGGCCAAGACCACAGGGAGAAAACGGCCAGCTGTCTATTGA CCAATGCAGACTAGTGGCTTACCGTGTGGTGCTGGAGTGGGCGCTCAGAGGAGAGCGTCTAGGTCGTGGCAATAGGAGAGTGTTGCCTAGATGTATAGTTATGGCTATAAGAAGCAAGTACCCCTCTCCCACCGGCACTTACACTGGCTTCAACGAGGCAGAGGACATCttcaatatactgtaa